From one Lolium rigidum isolate FL_2022 chromosome 4, APGP_CSIRO_Lrig_0.1, whole genome shotgun sequence genomic stretch:
- the LOC124705927 gene encoding UDP-glycosyltransferase 83A1-like, which yields MAVPPSSQPHVMVLPFPAQGHVMPLMELSHRLLDHGVEVDFVNTDINHDRVLKAMAAKTGAVPDGIHMVSFPDGMGPDGDRTDIPMLANGLPAAMLGPLEEMIRSKKIKWVIADVSMNWVLELADTAGVHVALFSTFSAAVLALRLHVPKLIEDGILDECGTVMRNETIQLSPTMPPVQATENPWARLGNSPDKMRVFIKNVLKSNPAIRLATTVICNSFEEIESGALDLLPNALPVGPLEAPPASSASAAGHFWPEDATCLAWLDAQTSGSVIYVAFGSFTVFDAARFEELADGLELTGRPFLWAVRPNFTDGVVGEGWLDAFKRRVERKGLVVGWAPQQRVLSHPSIACFLSHCGWNSTMEGLRHGVPFLCWPYFADQFCNQSYVCNVWGTGVKLLADQRGVVTKEEINTKVAQLLCDDKIKASVAMWKDAACASIAEGGSSHVNLLKLVNLLRAQ from the exons ATGGCAGTTCCTCCGAGTTCCCAACCTCACGTAATGGTGCTGCCCTTTCCGGCACAAGGCCACGTCATGCCTCTCATGGAGCTCTCCCACCGGCTCCTCGACCATGGGGTCGAGGTTGACTTTGTGAATACGGACATCAACCACGACCGCGTCCTGAAGGCCATGGCCGCGAAGACGGGAGCCGTCCCCGACGGCATCCACATGGTCTCGTTCCCGGACGGCATGGGCCCCGACGGCGACCGCACCGACATCCCCATGCTGGCCAACGGCTTGCCGGCCGCCATGCTCGGCCCCCTCGAGGAGATGATCAGATCCAAGAAGATCAAGTGGGTGATCGCCGATGTGTCCATGAACTGGGTGCTGGAGCTGGCCGACACAGCGGGTGTCCACGTCGCCTTGTTCTCGACCTTCTCGGCCGCCGTCTTGGCGCTCCGGCTGCACGTTCCCAAGCTCATCGAGGACGGCATCCTCGACGAATGTG GGACTGTGATGAGGAACGAGACGATCCAGCTGAGCCCCACGATGCCACCCGTCCAGGCGACCGAGAACCCATGGGCCAGACTGGGCAACTCGCCGGACAAAATGAGGGTTTTCATCAAGAACGTGCTCAAGTCCAACCCGGCGATAcggctggccaccaccgtcatctGCAACAGCTTCGAGGAGATCGAGTCGGGGGCGCTAGATCTTCTCCCGAACGCGCTGCCCGTCGGGCCCCTAGAAGCGCCGCCGGCGTCGAGTGCGTCGGCGGCTGGGCACTTCTGGCCCGAGGACGCGACCTGCCTCGCCTGGCTCGACGCGCAGACCAGTGGCTCGGTCATCTATGTCGCATTCGGCAGCTTCACCGTGTTCGACGCGGCGCGTTTCGAGGAGCTCGCCGACGGGCTGGAGCTCACTGGCAGGCCCTTCCTGTGGGCTGTGCGGCCGAACTTCACCGACGGGGTGGTCGGGGAGGGCTGGCTCGACGCGTTCAAGCGCCGCGTCGAGAGGAAGGGGCTGGTCGTCGGCTGGGCGCCCCAGCAGCGCGTGCTCTCGCACCCGTCGATCGCCTGCTTCCTCTCGCACTGCGGCTGGAACTCCACCATGGAAGGGCTGCGGCACGGTGTGCCGTTCCTGTGCTGGCCCTACTTCGCCGACCAGTTCTGCAACCAGAGCTACGTCTGCAACGTGTGGGGCACCGGCGTCAAGCTCCTCGCTGACCAGCGAGGCGTCGTCACCAAGGAGGAGATCAATACTAAAGTAGCGCAGCTGCTGTGCGACGACAAGATCAAGGCCAGCGTTGCCATGTGGAAGGACGCTGCGTGCGCGAGCATCGCGGAGGGAGGGTCCTCGCATGTGAACCTGCTGAAGCTTGTCAACTTGCTAAGAGCACAATAA